A part of Streptomyces sp. DSM 40750 genomic DNA contains:
- a CDS encoding RNA polymerase sigma factor SigF codes for MAAVTARTTAAARETVMADGAGLPRIEDPSQVRPRDAREMSRQFFDRLAMLEEGTHTYQYVRNTLIEMNLSLVRYAASRFQGREDSLEDIVQVGTIGLIKAIDRFELSREVEFTTFAVPYIVGEIKRFFRDTSWAVHVPRRLQEARVELARATDELQSRLGRMPTTRELSELMSLSEGEVVEARKASNGYNTSSLDVALTTEGGEDGDTVLGDLIGEEDPSLELVEDFQSLAPLIAELGDRERRILHLRFVEELTQSQIAEQLGVSQMHVSRLISRIIKRLRTGLLEPGVA; via the coding sequence ATGGCAGCCGTGACGGCACGGACAACGGCCGCGGCACGGGAGACGGTCATGGCGGACGGGGCGGGCCTGCCCCGGATCGAGGATCCGTCGCAGGTCAGGCCGAGGGATGCGCGCGAGATGTCGCGGCAGTTCTTCGACCGGCTGGCCATGCTGGAGGAGGGCACGCACACGTACCAGTACGTGCGCAACACGCTCATCGAGATGAACCTGTCGCTCGTGCGGTACGCGGCCTCGCGCTTCCAGGGCCGTGAGGACTCGCTGGAGGACATCGTCCAGGTCGGGACCATCGGACTGATCAAGGCCATCGACCGGTTCGAGCTGTCCCGGGAGGTGGAGTTCACCACGTTCGCCGTGCCCTACATCGTCGGCGAGATCAAGCGCTTCTTCCGGGACACCAGCTGGGCGGTGCATGTGCCGCGGCGGTTGCAGGAGGCGCGGGTGGAGCTGGCCCGCGCGACGGACGAGCTGCAGTCCCGGCTGGGCCGCATGCCGACGACACGTGAGCTGTCCGAGCTGATGTCACTGTCCGAGGGGGAGGTCGTCGAGGCGCGCAAGGCGTCCAACGGCTACAACACCTCCTCGCTCGACGTGGCGCTCACCACCGAGGGCGGCGAGGACGGCGACACCGTGCTGGGCGACCTCATCGGTGAGGAGGACCCGTCGCTGGAACTCGTCGAGGACTTCCAGTCGTTGGCGCCGCTGATCGCCGAACTCGGCGACCGTGAGCGCCGGATCCTCCATCTGCGGTTCGTGGAGGAGCTGACCCAGTCGCAGATCGCCGAGCAGCTCGGGGTGTCCCAGATGCATGTGTCCCGGCTGATCAGCCGCATCATCAAGCGGCTGCGCACAGGGCTCCTGGAGCCCGGAGTCGCCTGA
- a CDS encoding SigB/SigF/SigG family RNA polymerase sigma factor: MLVNVSANGSGTSVRPGTPDRRTHDDAPDTATAFVRLAAMDEGPERDVVRDELVRAWLPMAHRIAGRFRNRGESLEDLRQVAAMGLVKAVDRYEPERGAFESYAVPTITGEIKRHFRDRMWTLRVPRRVQDLRNKVRVARRELSQTSGGGAEPSVADVAAHAGLTEEEVNAGMEALESFSALSLDAEMSSGDDGYSLADTLGAPDGAYDVVVDREAAKEGLRRLPERERAILYMRFFEDMTQNRIADRLGISQMHVSRLISRSCARVRDEALGRTTPSS; encoded by the coding sequence ATGCTGGTCAATGTGTCCGCAAACGGTTCCGGCACATCCGTACGTCCCGGCACGCCCGACAGGAGGACGCACGACGACGCCCCCGACACCGCCACCGCCTTCGTCCGGCTCGCGGCGATGGACGAAGGGCCCGAGCGTGACGTCGTACGGGACGAACTGGTGCGGGCCTGGCTGCCCATGGCGCACCGCATCGCCGGCCGCTTCCGCAATCGCGGCGAGTCGCTGGAGGACCTGCGCCAGGTCGCCGCGATGGGCCTGGTCAAGGCGGTGGACCGCTACGAGCCCGAACGGGGGGCGTTCGAGAGCTACGCCGTGCCCACCATCACCGGCGAGATCAAGCGGCATTTCCGCGACCGGATGTGGACACTCCGCGTCCCCCGGCGCGTCCAGGACCTCCGCAACAAGGTGCGTGTGGCACGGCGCGAGCTGAGCCAGACCTCCGGCGGCGGAGCCGAGCCCTCGGTCGCCGATGTCGCCGCCCACGCGGGGCTCACGGAGGAGGAGGTCAACGCCGGGATGGAGGCGCTCGAAAGCTTCAGCGCCCTGTCGCTGGACGCGGAGATGTCCTCGGGCGACGACGGCTACAGCCTCGCCGACACCCTCGGCGCGCCCGATGGGGCGTACGACGTCGTCGTGGACCGGGAGGCCGCCAAGGAAGGGCTGCGCCGACTGCCCGAACGCGAGCGCGCCATCCTCTACATGCGCTTCTTCGAGGACATGACGCAGAACCGCATCGCCGACCGCCTCGGCATCTCCCAGATGCACGTCTCCCGCCTCATCAGCCGCAGCTGCGCCCGCGTCCGGGACGAGGCCCTCGGCCGGACCACCCCTTCGTCCTGA
- a CDS encoding DUF5133 domain-containing protein, which yields MLMPHPVTLRGLVEEYESLMAHEGERSDPQTARRAQDLAYTLCVSTGTRDVRRALEAARRRLAAAQATATAELCGNRVILPEDLDSHGPGTSGYAALHEQY from the coding sequence ATGCTGATGCCCCATCCCGTGACCCTGCGCGGTCTCGTCGAGGAGTACGAGTCACTCATGGCCCACGAGGGCGAGCGGAGCGACCCGCAGACCGCTCGCCGCGCGCAGGACCTGGCGTACACGTTGTGCGTGTCCACGGGCACCCGCGACGTCCGCCGGGCGCTGGAGGCGGCGCGCCGCCGGCTCGCCGCCGCACAGGCGACCGCGACCGCCGAGCTGTGCGGGAACCGGGTGATACTCCCGGAGGATCTCGACAGCCATGGTCCGGGCACGAGCGGGTATGCGGCGCTTCATGAACAGTACTGA
- a CDS encoding ATP-binding protein — MTSMERHPTVNHGTASVEGVSARSPRSPGAITSAAAARRHVRAFVGERWRSPAGPPTEEAMIDLILVVSELVTNAVRHGGGIAGFDVTLTAGGVRLSVRDHSAALPVGIHGPGVLPRAHEGSGYGWPLINRLCSEVDVERRTAGGKTISVLVPLT; from the coding sequence ATGACCTCGATGGAACGCCACCCGACCGTGAACCATGGCACAGCTTCCGTGGAAGGGGTGTCCGCCCGGTCGCCGCGGTCGCCGGGCGCGATCACCAGTGCCGCGGCGGCCCGCCGCCATGTGCGGGCGTTCGTGGGGGAGCGGTGGCGTTCCCCGGCCGGGCCGCCGACCGAGGAGGCGATGATCGATCTCATCCTCGTCGTCTCCGAACTGGTCACGAACGCGGTCCGGCACGGTGGTGGCATCGCCGGATTCGACGTCACCCTCACCGCTGGAGGCGTGCGGCTGAGCGTGCGGGACCACAGCGCCGCCCTGCCCGTCGGCATCCACGGGCCCGGTGTGCTGCCGCGGGCCCACGAGGGCAGCGGATACGGATGGCCGCTGATCAACCGGCTGTGCAGCGAGGTCGACGTCGAGCGCCGCACGGCCGGCGGCAAGACGATCAGTGTGCTGGTGCCGCTGACCTGA
- a CDS encoding ATP-binding protein yields MATEPRRDDELPAEEIHDSHAAFDGELGDVTGARTAAEGFLGTLARTSPPTAVEHWDDILLVVTELAANAVQYAPGRFELTMRRTHDGVHVTLGDTSTTSPAPRPFSPSKGGGGIGWYLIHTLCDEVSVVVHDQGKDIHVFLPW; encoded by the coding sequence ATGGCGACAGAGCCGCGTAGGGACGACGAACTGCCTGCTGAGGAGATCCACGACAGCCACGCCGCCTTCGACGGAGAGCTCGGCGACGTGACGGGCGCCCGCACGGCCGCCGAGGGGTTCCTGGGCACGCTCGCGCGCACGTCCCCGCCGACGGCCGTCGAGCACTGGGACGACATCCTGCTGGTGGTCACCGAGCTGGCGGCCAACGCGGTGCAGTACGCCCCCGGGCGCTTCGAACTGACGATGCGCCGCACCCACGACGGGGTGCATGTGACGCTGGGGGACACGAGCACCACGTCGCCCGCGCCGCGCCCCTTCAGCCCCAGCAAGGGGGGCGGCGGCATCGGCTGGTATCTGATCCACACGCTGTGCGACGAGGTGAGCGTGGTGGTGCACGACCAGGGCAAGGACATCCACGTCTTCCTGCCCTGGTGA
- a CDS encoding SpoIIE family protein phosphatase, producing the protein MSAWSPDHTEPQVSGPAVRLLDGLPDLVHAGMYVMDDNGAVLAVNARAEVMLGRTAAELVGRDAHELLHRDHLGQTMPRAACPMMHAILSGRTGGGDHEWFRRGDATLLPVSWLVTPCRLDGAATGAAVLFYESGPENGVLPAAEPSALSQLDRLALLAETTTRLTSTLDSDEAVARLVRLVVPRLADWAIVDLISESDDVWRTTVATHHDGSVVRCEELEGPLPPVHEESFMPLSRALRGAGSALAGPETYQGPPDSGIAVAQQKLFRVTGMRSAAIAPIRGPRAVLGALTLGLGDRPGAFTGAELSLLEDIARRAGLALENARLYQRQRHIAETMQRHLLPQMPEVPGLRMAARYESASESAQVGGDWYDAFSLADGSTAVAIGDVVGHNIDAAAGMAQVRNMLRAYAWALEEPPSAIVERLDQAVVHVAEASMATVIFGRVERNGDDGWALRWTNAGHPPPLLITHDGRSRFLDEEHDHLLGTGLIRARTDTLTPLPPLSTLVLYTDGLIESPGHTLDRGLARLRRHAAALVHRPLHVFCDLLLERARPVDNDDDVALLVFRMPAEGGEPGAR; encoded by the coding sequence ATGAGCGCGTGGAGTCCGGATCACACCGAGCCGCAGGTGTCCGGCCCGGCTGTGCGGTTGTTGGACGGGCTGCCCGATCTCGTGCACGCCGGCATGTACGTGATGGACGACAACGGCGCCGTCCTCGCGGTGAACGCCCGGGCGGAGGTCATGCTCGGCCGCACGGCCGCCGAACTCGTCGGCCGGGACGCCCACGAGCTGCTGCACCGCGACCACCTCGGGCAGACGATGCCCCGCGCCGCGTGCCCGATGATGCACGCCATCCTCAGCGGCCGTACGGGCGGCGGGGACCATGAGTGGTTCCGGCGCGGTGACGCCACGCTGCTGCCGGTGTCCTGGCTGGTCACACCGTGCCGGCTCGACGGGGCGGCGACGGGCGCGGCGGTCCTCTTCTACGAGTCCGGCCCGGAGAACGGTGTGCTCCCGGCCGCCGAGCCGTCGGCGCTGTCGCAGCTGGACCGGTTGGCGCTGCTCGCCGAGACGACGACCCGGCTGACCTCCACGCTGGACTCCGACGAGGCGGTCGCACGCCTGGTCCGGCTGGTGGTGCCGCGACTGGCGGACTGGGCGATCGTGGACCTGATCAGCGAGAGCGACGACGTCTGGCGGACCACGGTGGCGACCCACCACGACGGCTCCGTGGTGCGGTGCGAGGAGTTGGAGGGCCCGCTGCCGCCGGTCCACGAGGAGTCGTTCATGCCGCTGTCCCGCGCACTGCGCGGGGCGGGGTCGGCGCTGGCCGGGCCCGAGACCTACCAGGGTCCGCCGGATTCGGGAATCGCGGTCGCGCAGCAGAAGCTGTTCCGGGTGACGGGCATGCGCTCCGCCGCGATCGCGCCCATCCGTGGGCCGCGCGCGGTGCTCGGCGCCCTCACGCTGGGCCTCGGTGACCGGCCGGGGGCCTTCACCGGCGCCGAGTTGTCCCTGCTGGAGGACATCGCCCGCCGGGCCGGGCTGGCGCTGGAGAACGCGCGTCTGTACCAGCGTCAGAGGCACATCGCGGAGACCATGCAGCGCCATCTGCTGCCCCAGATGCCGGAGGTGCCGGGGCTGCGGATGGCCGCGCGCTACGAGTCGGCGTCGGAGTCCGCGCAGGTCGGCGGCGACTGGTACGACGCGTTCTCGCTGGCCGACGGGTCCACGGCGGTGGCCATCGGCGACGTGGTGGGGCACAACATCGACGCGGCCGCCGGCATGGCGCAGGTCCGCAACATGCTCCGCGCCTACGCCTGGGCGCTGGAGGAGCCGCCGAGCGCGATCGTGGAGCGGCTGGACCAGGCCGTGGTGCATGTGGCCGAGGCGTCCATGGCGACCGTGATATTCGGCCGGGTCGAACGGAACGGCGACGACGGGTGGGCGCTGCGGTGGACCAACGCCGGGCATCCGCCGCCGCTGCTGATCACACACGACGGCCGGTCCCGTTTCCTGGACGAGGAGCACGACCACCTGCTCGGCACGGGCCTGATCCGGGCGCGTACCGACACGCTCACCCCGCTCCCGCCGCTGTCCACGCTCGTGCTGTACACGGACGGCCTGATCGAGTCCCCGGGGCACACCCTCGACCGGGGCTTGGCCCGGCTGCGCCGGCATGCGGCGGCACTCGTCCACCGGCCGCTGCATGTGTTCTGCGACCTGCTCCTGGAGCGGGCCCGTCCGGTCGACAACGACGACGACGTCGCGCTGCTGGTCTTCCGGATGCCGGCCGAGGGCGGTGAGCCGGGTGCGCGGTAG
- a CDS encoding glutamate--cysteine ligase 2 — MRTVGVEEELLLVDPETGEPQARAAAVLARAAQEGTGQDVFEKELHDEQVEFATHPQSDMADLGAEIIRCRKDAARHAEGLGSAVVALATSPLTVSPTITMNSRYLWMAREFGLATQVQLVCGCHVHVSVESDEEGVAVLDRMRPWLSVLTALSANSPFWQGHDSQYASYRSQVWDLWPMAGPSDIFGSAERYHQCVTNLIATGVVRDEGMIYFDARLSQRYPTVEIRVADVCLHPDTAVLVAALARGLVDTAAREWRAGREPLGHSAGLLRLATWRAARSGMSENLLDPSTMRPRPAAEVIHALLDHVEEALVANGDAERVRAAVAELMGRGNGARVQREVMERTGSLRQVVTACVRHTQA; from the coding sequence GTGCGTACCGTCGGAGTGGAAGAGGAACTCCTCCTGGTCGATCCCGAGACCGGCGAGCCGCAGGCGCGGGCCGCGGCGGTGCTCGCGCGTGCCGCGCAGGAGGGCACGGGACAGGACGTGTTCGAGAAGGAGCTCCACGACGAGCAGGTGGAGTTCGCCACGCATCCGCAGTCGGACATGGCGGACCTGGGGGCCGAGATCATCCGCTGTCGCAAGGACGCGGCGCGCCATGCCGAGGGGCTCGGCAGCGCGGTGGTGGCGCTGGCCACGTCGCCGTTGACGGTGAGTCCGACGATCACCATGAACAGCAGGTACCTGTGGATGGCGCGGGAATTCGGCCTGGCCACTCAGGTGCAGCTCGTCTGCGGCTGCCATGTGCACGTGTCCGTGGAATCCGACGAGGAGGGTGTCGCCGTCCTGGACCGTATGCGGCCGTGGCTGTCCGTGCTGACTGCCCTGAGCGCGAACTCACCCTTCTGGCAAGGCCACGACAGCCAGTACGCCAGCTACCGCAGCCAGGTGTGGGACCTGTGGCCGATGGCCGGTCCGTCGGACATCTTCGGCTCGGCGGAGCGGTACCACCAGTGCGTCACGAACCTGATAGCCACGGGAGTCGTCCGCGACGAGGGCATGATCTACTTCGATGCCCGGCTGTCCCAGCGGTATCCGACCGTCGAGATCCGGGTCGCGGACGTCTGTCTGCACCCAGACACCGCGGTCCTCGTCGCCGCCCTCGCCCGGGGGCTCGTCGACACCGCGGCGCGCGAGTGGCGGGCCGGCCGGGAGCCGCTCGGACACAGTGCGGGACTGCTGCGGCTGGCCACCTGGCGTGCCGCCCGCTCCGGCATGTCGGAGAACCTCCTGGACCCCTCGACGATGCGGCCCCGGCCGGCCGCCGAGGTGATCCACGCCCTGCTCGACCACGTCGAGGAGGCACTCGTCGCCAACGGTGACGCCGAGCGGGTCCGCGCGGCCGTCGCCGAGCTGATGGGGCGCGGCAACGGGGCCCGGGTGCAGCGCGAGGTGATGGAGCGGACGGGGAGCCTGCGCCAGGTCGTCACGGCCTGCGTACGGCACACTCAGGCGTGA
- a CDS encoding GNAT family N-acetyltransferase, with the protein MTPRAAVRPYRPQDHDALHDICIRTADNGGDSRPAYADPDVFPATFATPYAHLEPDLTFVLDDGQGQAVGYILGTANTSAFAENFRRKWLPLVTDRFPAPIGPPATPDEAIIQLLHHPERMVLPELAPYPAHLHIDLLPAWQGRGHGRSLMHTFLRALQARGVPAVHLSMVSTNTPARAFYDRLGFHEITVPNPGPVTYLGRTTEVIGTRREE; encoded by the coding sequence ATGACACCACGTGCCGCAGTACGCCCCTACCGCCCCCAGGACCACGACGCCCTCCATGACATCTGCATCCGCACCGCTGACAACGGCGGCGACAGCCGCCCCGCCTACGCGGACCCCGACGTCTTCCCGGCGACCTTCGCCACCCCGTACGCCCACCTGGAACCGGACCTGACCTTCGTACTGGACGACGGCCAAGGGCAAGCGGTCGGCTACATCCTCGGCACCGCGAACACCTCCGCCTTCGCCGAGAACTTCCGCAGGAAGTGGCTCCCCCTGGTCACGGACCGCTTCCCGGCGCCCATCGGCCCACCGGCCACCCCCGACGAGGCGATCATCCAGCTCCTGCACCATCCCGAACGCATGGTCCTCCCCGAACTCGCCCCATATCCGGCCCACTTGCACATCGACCTGCTCCCCGCCTGGCAGGGCCGGGGCCATGGCAGATCCCTGATGCACACATTCCTCCGGGCCCTCCAGGCCAGAGGAGTCCCGGCCGTCCACCTCTCGATGGTCAGCACCAACACCCCGGCCCGGGCCTTCTACGACCGCCTGGGCTTCCACGAGATCACGGTGCCGAACCCCGGCCCCGTGACGTACCTGGGGCGCACGACGGAGGTAATCGGCACTCGTCGGGAGGAGTGA
- a CDS encoding peptidoglycan-binding domain-containing protein, translated as MAPSRTSNASLRSEYSQGYVVGAGEINDDFGDEGPLSRTANNHSNVVGMWQGILWADGHLANSGRDCWFGPTTEAATKAWQKDHGLDDDGIVGPLTFGKADYYLYWEGSEIRYDGSVRNLTGMLRDSQGRYYQQNSDGTRTYGSYTSADALICS; from the coding sequence GTGGCGCCGTCCAGAACATCGAACGCAAGCCTCCGTTCCGAATACTCCCAGGGATACGTAGTCGGTGCCGGAGAGATCAACGACGACTTCGGCGACGAGGGCCCGCTCTCCCGAACCGCGAACAACCACAGCAACGTCGTCGGCATGTGGCAGGGGATCCTCTGGGCCGACGGCCATCTTGCAAACAGCGGTCGCGACTGCTGGTTCGGTCCCACCACCGAGGCGGCGACCAAGGCCTGGCAGAAAGACCACGGCCTTGATGACGACGGGATCGTCGGCCCGCTGACGTTCGGCAAAGCCGACTACTACCTGTATTGGGAAGGCTCCGAGATCCGGTACGACGGTAGTGTCAGGAACCTCACCGGAATGCTCCGTGACTCCCAGGGCCGTTACTACCAGCAGAACTCGGATGGAACCAGGACCTACGGCTCCTACACATCGGCCGATGCCCTCATCTGCTCATAA
- a CDS encoding rhamnogalacturonan lyase family protein: MRMTLWSWVACRRPLGISAVLAVCAALATVPTSLASPGTTTAVAGDAPIRAARVMENLGRGVVAVRSGGTQVLVSWRLLGLDPEGIGFNVYRSTGGGTYVKLNASVLTGGTNYTDSTADLTRSNSYRVAPVVGGQEQTPSGAFTLTADHATEPVVRVPLRSGGPVKFVWVGDLDGDGEYDYVLDRQTSPQKLEAYSSRGQFLWEVDMGPNSQNQDNIEPGSSAIDVGHWDGVTVYDFDSDGRAEVALKIADGVRFGDGATWTHADDARQFMAVLDGRTGALRNWAAIPTTYLGDGPMGARLGVAYLNGTTPSLVAYMKNRRDDGAFNLLMAAWRFTGSALRHEWTWLRGGQDAPDGHNTRAIDVNGDGTDEVAEIGFVLNGDGSLRYSMGPQGIIHGDRFHLADMDPGRPGLEGYGVQQDNPSGLLEYSYDAASGSVIWKHNGGPADVGRGMAGDVDPRFPGMEVWSFSGLYNASSNRLTEPNTSLRPWPQLGLWWDGDLTMELLNDGKIEKWDPLKPTASGSLPRLVSTWNHGAVTAAQGGPTLVGDILGDWREEAVYTNASYNELIIFTTNQPTTTRLYTPAHNPAYRNAMTFKGYMQSHHVDYFLGAGMAQPPRPNIAYAGGGSASTATTPHAPRPE, from the coding sequence ATGCGCATGACGTTATGGTCGTGGGTGGCCTGCCGGAGGCCCCTCGGCATCTCGGCGGTCCTGGCTGTCTGCGCCGCGCTGGCCACCGTGCCGACGAGCCTCGCCTCGCCCGGTACGACCACAGCCGTGGCCGGCGATGCCCCGATTCGGGCCGCGCGCGTGATGGAGAACCTCGGGCGCGGGGTCGTGGCGGTGCGCTCCGGCGGCACCCAGGTACTGGTCTCCTGGCGACTGCTGGGACTCGACCCGGAGGGCATCGGGTTCAACGTGTACCGGTCGACCGGCGGCGGCACGTACGTCAAACTCAACGCGAGCGTCCTGACGGGCGGGACCAACTACACGGACTCCACAGCCGACCTGACGCGGTCCAACAGCTACCGCGTGGCTCCGGTGGTGGGCGGGCAGGAGCAGACGCCCAGCGGGGCCTTCACCTTGACTGCCGATCACGCCACGGAGCCCGTGGTCCGCGTACCGTTGCGTTCCGGCGGTCCGGTGAAGTTCGTCTGGGTCGGCGACCTCGACGGAGACGGCGAGTACGACTACGTGCTGGACCGGCAGACCTCCCCCCAGAAGCTCGAGGCGTACAGCAGCCGCGGGCAGTTCCTCTGGGAGGTCGACATGGGGCCGAACAGCCAGAACCAGGACAACATCGAACCGGGGTCGTCCGCGATCGACGTGGGCCACTGGGACGGCGTCACGGTCTACGACTTCGACAGCGACGGCCGTGCCGAGGTAGCCCTGAAGATCGCCGACGGCGTCAGGTTCGGCGACGGGGCGACCTGGACGCACGCGGACGACGCGCGCCAGTTCATGGCCGTCCTCGACGGCCGGACCGGAGCGCTCCGCAACTGGGCCGCGATACCGACCACTTACCTGGGCGACGGTCCGATGGGCGCGCGTCTAGGGGTGGCGTATCTCAACGGCACCACGCCGAGTCTGGTCGCCTACATGAAGAACCGCCGCGACGACGGGGCCTTCAACCTGTTGATGGCCGCCTGGCGGTTCACCGGCAGTGCCCTGAGGCATGAGTGGACGTGGCTGCGCGGCGGTCAGGACGCACCCGACGGGCACAACACCCGCGCCATCGACGTCAACGGGGACGGGACGGACGAGGTCGCCGAGATCGGGTTCGTCCTCAACGGCGACGGCTCCCTGCGCTACTCGATGGGACCCCAGGGCATCATCCACGGCGACCGCTTCCACCTCGCCGACATGGATCCCGGCCGTCCCGGCCTGGAGGGCTACGGCGTGCAGCAGGACAACCCGAGCGGCCTGCTCGAGTACTCCTACGACGCCGCGAGCGGCTCCGTCATCTGGAAGCACAACGGCGGCCCCGCCGACGTCGGACGCGGCATGGCCGGCGACGTCGACCCACGTTTCCCCGGCATGGAGGTCTGGTCCTTCTCGGGCCTGTACAACGCGTCCTCCAACAGGCTCACCGAACCGAACACCTCGCTGCGCCCGTGGCCGCAGCTGGGCCTGTGGTGGGACGGCGACCTCACCATGGAACTGCTCAACGACGGCAAGATCGAGAAGTGGGACCCGCTGAAGCCGACGGCGAGCGGCAGCCTGCCCCGGCTGGTCAGCACCTGGAACCACGGCGCGGTCACAGCCGCCCAGGGCGGTCCCACCCTCGTCGGCGACATCCTCGGCGACTGGCGCGAAGAGGCCGTGTACACCAACGCCTCCTACAACGAACTGATCATCTTCACCACGAACCAGCCGACGACCACCCGGCTGTACACACCGGCCCACAACCCCGCCTACCGAAACGCCATGACCTTCAAGGGCTACATGCAGTCCCACCACGTCGACTACTTCCTCGGAGCCGGCATGGCCCAGCCGCCGCGGCCGAACATCGCCTACGCGGGAGGCGGTTCCGCCTCCACCGCGACGACACCGCATGCACCGCGCCCGGAATGA
- a CDS encoding NAD(P)-dependent oxidoreductase, whose protein sequence is MKLVVFGANGPTGRLVTQQALAEGHTVTAVTRRPDAFPIEDLRLRVAGADALNPVAVDEVVAGHHRVVSTLGVPYTREPVTVFSRSARNIVAAMSRHGLRRLVCVTSIGVHPELAPQERFFFRKVVGPILMSMGRPLYEDARRMEAIVRATDLDWTIARPSGLFDATTVTDYRIAVEPQRLPGMFTSRADLADVLLREATEDRHVRAGIEVITTQGTPSYASVFLREALRIGK, encoded by the coding sequence ATGAAGCTCGTGGTTTTCGGGGCGAACGGCCCCACCGGACGGCTCGTCACCCAGCAGGCACTCGCCGAGGGCCACACGGTGACAGCCGTGACACGGCGGCCCGACGCCTTCCCGATCGAGGACTTACGGCTGCGGGTGGCGGGTGCGGATGCGCTGAACCCGGTAGCGGTGGACGAGGTGGTGGCCGGGCATCACCGCGTCGTCTCGACCCTTGGCGTCCCGTACACCCGGGAGCCGGTCACGGTCTTCTCGCGGAGTGCGCGCAACATCGTGGCGGCGATGAGCAGGCACGGGCTGCGGCGGCTGGTGTGCGTGACCTCGATCGGCGTACACCCGGAACTGGCTCCTCAGGAGAGGTTCTTCTTCCGCAAGGTGGTCGGGCCGATCCTGATGTCGATGGGGCGCCCGCTGTACGAGGACGCGCGCCGCATGGAGGCGATCGTGCGGGCCACCGATCTCGACTGGACGATCGCTCGCCCGTCGGGGTTGTTCGACGCCACGACCGTCACGGACTACCGCATCGCCGTCGAGCCACAGAGACTGCCCGGCATGTTCACCTCCCGCGCCGACCTGGCAGACGTGCTGCTGCGCGAGGCCACGGAGGACCGGCACGTGCGCGCCGGTATCGAGGTGATCACGACCCAGGGCACCCCGAGCTACGCCAGTGTGTTCCTCAGAGAGGCACTGCGCATCGGCAAGTGA
- a CDS encoding TetR/AcrR family transcriptional regulator produces MSDLPGIVRLRDRREALTLRTILAGARRLFAEQGYARTSIRAIAKEAGVSPQTLYTHFGSKAGVLTGLVDLMDEEAELPDLMAEAAQMSDPVELLGLLARASRQVRERCGDILTMLSSGAAVAPDIAATQAEGVRRNRLGVDMVIERVRSSGRGVHPQAADIAVALMSAGVHDSLVVGSGWSHDAYEAWLKRTLVTAVLLDGESNAW; encoded by the coding sequence ATGTCAGATCTGCCGGGGATCGTCCGCCTCCGTGATCGACGCGAGGCGCTCACGCTGCGCACGATCCTCGCCGGTGCGCGCAGGCTGTTCGCCGAACAGGGCTACGCCCGCACATCGATCCGCGCCATCGCGAAGGAAGCCGGCGTCTCGCCCCAGACCCTCTACACACACTTCGGTTCCAAGGCCGGTGTCCTCACCGGACTGGTCGATCTGATGGACGAGGAGGCCGAGCTCCCGGACCTGATGGCTGAGGCGGCGCAGATGTCGGACCCGGTCGAGCTGCTCGGGCTGCTGGCCAGGGCCAGCCGCCAGGTCCGGGAACGGTGTGGCGACATCCTCACCATGCTGAGCTCCGGCGCCGCGGTCGCCCCGGACATCGCGGCCACTCAGGCAGAAGGGGTGCGACGAAACAGGCTCGGTGTCGACATGGTCATCGAGCGTGTCCGCAGCAGTGGCCGCGGCGTCCATCCCCAGGCCGCGGACATCGCCGTCGCCCTGATGAGCGCAGGCGTCCACGACAGCCTCGTCGTGGGCTCCGGCTGGTCCCACGATGCCTACGAAGCATGGCTCAAGCGCACACTCGTCACCGCGGTGCTGCTCGACGGGGAATCGAACGCCTGGTGA
- a CDS encoding COX15/CtaA family protein — translation MAARPRLVQASRRCAGWRCPSLWLNIVLLVSGGVVRLTDSGLGCPTWPRCSAPRRTAAVASPAIRPGARCTGARSLTVCDGVVVVRNSPTADGIARSEPCNRTGRTPDRSGVIATIRLGRVSAELRSAVSTVRNREVTGSCMVFPWRMLRSAEESA, via the coding sequence GTGGCCGCACGTCCTCGGCTCGTCCAGGCCTCGCGCCGGTGCGCCGGTTGGCGGTGCCCGTCACTGTGGCTGAATATCGTGCTCCTGGTCTCCGGCGGGGTCGTGCGGTTGACCGACTCCGGGCTGGGCTGCCCGACCTGGCCACGGTGCAGCGCTCCCCGACGCACCGCGGCTGTTGCTTCTCCTGCGATCCGCCCAGGCGCTCGCTGTACAGGCGCGCGTTCTTTGACCGTCTGCGACGGCGTAGTCGTTGTCCGGAACAGTCCCACGGCCGACGGCATCGCCCGCAGTGAACCGTGTAACCGTACGGGACGTACTCCTGACCGATCCGGCGTGATCGCGACCATCCGGCTCGGGCGTGTGAGCGCGGAGCTGAGGTCGGCCGTATCGACGGTACGGAACAGGGAGGTGACCGGTTCATGCATGGTGTTCCCGTGGCGAATGCTCCGTTCCGCGGAGGAGAGCGCATGA